Genomic segment of Polycladomyces abyssicola:
AAATAGCACAGGTACCCCGGGGCTGATCGGAACCGGGGACCGTAGTGCACCTAGTGAAAGGCCGAACAAATGTGATGGATTGTGTCCATGCGGAACGCACGTACTGTGAGTGGAAACCGGGAGGGATGCACCTTGAATATGGTCCTGATGGGACTGCCCGGAGCCGGTAAAGGCACGCAGGCTGAACGGATCGTCGCAGCATTCTCCGTCCCGCACATCTCGACAGGTGATATGTTTCGGCAAGCGGTAAAAGAGGGTACGCCGCTCGGTTTGGAAGCCAAGTCCTATATGGATCAAGGACAACTGGTACCGGACCGAGTGACGATCGGTATTGTCAGGGACCGCTTGGGCAAAGATGATTGTGCGGAAGGCTTTTTGTTGGACGGATTTCCTCGAACGGTCCCGCAGGCGGAAGCGTTGGATGAATTGTTGAAGGAAATGGGACGCCGATTGGATCATGTGATCTATATTCGCGTCGGCGAAGAGGAATTAATCAAAAGGCTCACCGGCCGTCGCATTTGCCGCGATTGCGGTGCCACCTATCACGTGGTGTTTGCACCACCGCGTCAGGAAGGTGTGTGTGACCGCTGTGGCGGGGAATTGTATCAAAGAGATGATGATCGCGAGGAAACCGTGGCCAAAAGGCTCCAAGTCAACTTGGAACAAACGAATCACCTGTTGAAGTACTATGAGTCCACGGGGATTCTGCGTCCGATTGACGGCGAACAACCGATCGAACAAGTGACAGCTTCCATTATGACGACAATTAGAGGGTCGAACGCATGATTATCCTGAAGTCGGCGAAGGAACTGGAACGCATGCGGAAGGCCGGGCGGATTGTGTACCTCACCCATCAGGCGATCAGGGAAGCGATTCGTCCTGGAATCACCACTCGGGAACTGGATCGGATAGCCGAACAGGTGATTCGCAAGCACGGTGCCACTCCTTCGTTTAAAGGGTACAACGGATTCCCCGGGAGTGTCTGCACCTCGGTCAACGATGAGCTTGTGCACGGGATTCCGGGAGACCGTGTGCTCCAAGAGGGAGACATCATCAGTGTGGACATCGGTGCTTGTTACCAAGGATACCATGGCGATTCGGCTTGGACATACCCGGTTGGCAAGGTTTCCGAAACAGCAGCCCGTCTTCTGAAAGTGACGGAGGAATCCCTATACAAGGGATTGGAGCAGGCCAAGCCCGGGGCACGGATTGGCGACATCGCGCACGCGATCCAGTCGCATGTCGAGCAAGCGGGGTTTTCAATCGTCCGGGAATACGTGGGGCATGGCATCGGTCAAAACCTGCATGAGGAACCGAGTGTTCCTAACTTCGGGACGCCGGGGCGTGGCCCTCGGTTAAAACCGGGTATGACCTTGGCCGTTGAACCGATGGTCAACGCCGGGAGCCGTTTTGTACGTACCCTGGCGGACAATTGGACGGTTGTGACACAGGATGGTTCCTTATGTGCCCATTTTGAACACACCATCGCGATCACGGAAGACGGCCATGAAATATTGACCACAGTGGAAAACGGGTGAAGGGTGATGTAGACGTGACTGATGCCGAAAGTCGACCACGTCTTGGCCAGATCGTCCGCGTGCTTCGCGGTCGGGAGGCGGGGACGTATGCGATCATCGTCGGAGTGGAAGAACCGCGTTTTGTCTTGTTGGCAGACGGAGACAAAAGGAAATTCGACCGCCCGAAGAAAAAGAATATCAGGCATATCCAGCCAACTCATTATATCGCCCAGGAAGTAGCGGATGCGTTGGCTGAGACCGGTCGCGTCACGAACGCGAAGTTACGGTACGCCCTGAACCAATACCTGCTTCACCACGGTGAGGAGCAGAAAGGAGAGTGAGGTCAATGGCCAAAGAAGATGTGATCGAGGTGGAAGGAACCGTTATCGAGCCGTTGCCCAATGCGATGTTTCGAGTGGAACTGGAGAACGGACACAAAGTGCTCGCGCATGTTTCCGGCAAAATTCGCATGCATTTCATCCGAATCTTGCCCGGTGACAAGGTGACGGTCCAGCTCTCCCCGTACGACTTAACCCGCGGCCGCATCACGTACCGGTACAAGTAAGCGTGATGGCGGTGCCTGGCACAGACGGGTTCGGTTTCGGGTTGGATCGGACGATTCACGTGAGGAATCGACATTGGCTGGGCACCACGTGGGAAGACAGGAGGGAAACCGAATGAAAGTGAGACCTTCGGTAAAACCGATTTGCGAAAAATGCAAAGTGATTCGTCGCAAAGGTACCGTAATGGTGATTTGCGAAAACCCGAAGCACAAGCAAAAACAAGGATAAGACTGGAGGTGTGACACATGGCACGGATTGCAGGGGTAGACCTGCCGCGCGAGAAACGGATCGAAATCGCCCTGACCTATATCTACGGCATTGGCCGCTCTACGGCGAAAAAAATTCTGGCGGAAACCGGCATCAACCCGGACACCCGCACGCGTGACCTCACCGAAGACGAAGTGTCCAAACTGCGGAGCTACATCGACAAAAACCTGGTCGTTGAGGGGGACCTCCGCCGCGAAGTCGCGCTCAACATCAAACGCTTGATCGAGATCGGTAGTTATCGTGGAATCCGTCACCGCCGCGGATTGCCGGTGCGCGGACAACGGACGAAAACCAACGCCCGGACTCGGAAAGGTCCGCGCCGGACGGTTGCGAACAAGAAGAAATAATGTAAGGAGGGAATACCATGGCCAAGCGGAAAACCACCACTCAGCGCGTGAAGCGTCGTGTGCGTAAGAACATTGAATCCGGTGTGGCGCACATCCGTTCGACGTTCAACAACACTATCATCACCATCACCGATCCGCGCGGCAACGCAGTGGCTTGGGCGAGCGCCGGCACGATGGGCTTCAAGGGCTCGCGCAAAAGCACTCCGTTCGCGGCGCAAATGGCTGCCGAATCTGCAGCAAAACAAGCGATGGAACAAGGGATGCGTACAGTGGAAGTGTTGGTGAAAGGCCCGGGTGCGGGGCGTGAAGCGGCGATCCGTTCCTTGCAGGCGGCCGGATTGGAAGTCAGCTTGATCAAAGACGTGACGCCGATTCCGCATAACGGATGCCGTCCGCCGAAACGTCGTCGTGTCTGAGCGGATAGAAACCTTCCAGTCTCTGATTTGGTTTACCTTGCCAAAAATGTGTGTATACTGGATAGGACGGGAGGTAGTCTCTTGCCCTCCGGCGAATGAAAGAGGGTGAGAGAAACTGCCTATAGGTGCGATCTCACCCGGAACGCGACGTTCTGAAGGAGGGTTTCTAACCGTATGATTGAAATCGAAAAACCGAAAATCGAAGCCGTGGAAATGAGTGAAGATAACCGGTACGGCAAGTTTGTGGTGGAGCCCCTTGAACGGGGGTACGGCACCACGCTGGGTAACTCCCTCCGCCGCATTTTGCTGTCCTCCCTTCCGGGTGCGGCAGTCACCTCCATCCAGATCGACGGAGTCTTGCATGAGTTCTCCACCATTCCGGGTGTTGTCGAAGATACTACGGAGATCATTTTGAACCTGAAAAAGCTAGCATTGAAGATCCATTCGGACGAAGAAAAAGTGCTGGAGATCGATGTGGAAGGCGGCGGAGAAGTCAAAGCGGGCGACATTCGAGCTGACAGCGATGTCGAGGTGTTGAACCCGGATTTGCACATCGCCACTCTGGCCGATGACGGCCATTTGCGAATCCGGATGACTGCCAACCGCGGACGTGGATATGTTCCGGCCGAACGGAACAAAAAAGAAGATCAACCGATCGGTGTGATTCCGATCGATTCGATTTACACCCCGATCGAGCGGGTGAACTACAAAGTTGAGAATACGCGCGTGGGTCAAGTGACCAACTACGACAAGCTGACGCTGGAAGTGTGGACCAACGGCAGCTTGCGTCCGGATGAAGCGGTCAGCTTGGGCGCCAAGATTCTTACCGAACACCTGATGTTGTTTGTCGGCCTGACGGATGAAGCCAAAGAAGCCGAGATCATGGTAGAGAAAGAAGAAGATAAAAAAGAAAAAGTCATGGAAATGACCATCGAGGAGCTGGATCTGTCCGTCCGGTCTTACAACTGCCTGAAGCGGGCCGGCATCAACACTGTGCAAGAGCTGACGCAAAAAACGGAAGAAGATATGATGAAAGTCCGGAACCTGGGGCGGAAGTCCCTGGAGGAAGTGCAGGAGAAATTGGCCGAACTGGGTCTCTCCTTGCGCAAAGAAGAGTAATCGACAACTTGGATCAAGGGGGAGGGATAACCCATGGCATACGCGAAATTGGGTCGTAATTCCGCGGCACGCAAAGCGTTGTTCCGCGACCTCGTCACCGACCTGATCATCAATGAACGGATTGAAACCAGCGAAGCGAAAGCCAAAGAAGTGCGTTCCATCGTCGAAAAAATGATCACCTTGGCCAAACGCGGCGACTTGCACGCCCGTCGTCAAGCGGCGGCTTTCGTTCGCAAGCATCGTTCCCACACGGTAAAAGACGGGGCGGAAGTGACGCACGAAAAAGTGGACGCGGTGAAAAAGCTCTTTGACGAAATCGCGCCCCGCTACGCGGAACGACAAGGGGGATACACCCGTATTATCAAGATCGGACCGCGCCGCGGCGACGCCGCTCCGATGGTCTATCTGGAACTCGTCAAGTAATGTGGAACCAGCTCGTTGTTTTTGGATGAAAGGGAGAGGGCAGGATCACTTTGGTCCTGAAATCTGCCCTTTTTTCTTTATGGAGGCATGGACGGCATGCGGCCCTTTATCGAGGTGGGAGATGTAAGTTTCTGGTATGAAACGGACCCGCCGCCGAAAGACCAGTGGGTATTGAAAGAGGTGCAACTTACCGTTGCCAGAGGAGAATACGTGGCAATCATGGGCCCCAACGGGTCAGGCAAATCGACCCTGGCTCGACTGATGAACGGCTTGCTTCTGCCCAAGGAAGGCAAAGTACGGATCGGCGGGTACAACACCGATGACGAAACCCATCTTTGGCAAGTACGGCAGAGAGTGGGCATGGTCTTTCAAAACCCGGACAACCAGTTGGTGGCCACCACTGTGCGGGACGAGATCGCCTTCGGGATGGAAAACCTCGGCGTTCCGCGTGAGGAGATGGTGCGCCGTATACCCGAAGTGTTGGCGCAAGTGGGTTTGGAAGGCATGGAGGAGTGGCCACCCCACCTTTTGTCCGGGGGACAAAAGCAGCGTCTCGCCATCGCTGCCGTACTGGCGATGCGACCAGAGGCGATTGTGTTGGACGAAGCGACGTCGATGCTGGACCCCGCAGGGCGGCAGGCTGTGTTGGATATTCTGCATCGGATGCATCGAGAAGGGATGACCATCATCCACATTACGCACTCGGCAAAAGAGGCGGCACACGCCGAACGTTTGCTGATCATGGCGGACGGGGAAGTGAAGATGGATGGAACACCCGAGGAAGTGTTCCAGGATGTCGACCGGTTGTCAGTGTGGAGGCTCGAAGTCCCGTTGATGGCGGAATTGCACCACCGGTTGACCCGGTCCGGGTTTGATTTGCCCGTATCGTGGACGGAGACGGAGAAATGGGTGGAAGCGGTATGCAGATTGATCTCAGGGGAGTCAGTTTCACTTATGGACAAGGAACACAGCAGGAAAAACAAGCCTTGAAGCAACTGGATCTCCATGTGCCGGCCGGAGCGCTGGCTGCAGTGATCGGGCCGACGGGATCGGGAAAGTCCACATTGGTACAGTTGATCGGCGGGTTGCTCCGACCGGAGGAGGGCATCATCCGTGTCGGTGAGACGGAAGTGAACGAACGGAGTTCCTCTCTCTCTCCGTTGCGCCGTCATGTGGGCATTGTCTTTCAATATCCCGAGCATCAGTTGTTTGCGGATACGGTGGAACATGACATCGCCTACGGTCCCCGCAACCGGGGCGTTCCGGAAGAAGAAGTTCGCAACCGGGTAAAACAGGCGATGCATTGGGTGGGACTGCCCGAATCATTGTCGGATCGTTCTCCGTTTCAACTGAGCGGTGGACAGATGCGGCGGGTCGCCATTGCCGGTGTATTGGCCATGCTCCCGCAAGTCCTGATATTGGATGAGCCGACGGCGGGCCTCGATCCGGCAGGGAGAGAGGCTTTGTTGCAACGGATTGACCGATTGCGCCGCGAGCGGCGGATGACCGTTCTGCTGGTCTCTCACAGCATGGAAGAGGTGGCCCGTTATGCAGAACGAATTTTTGTATTGCACCAGGGCAGATGCGTGTTGCAAGGGTCGCCTGCCGAGGTTTTTGCCGACGAAGGCCGATTGAAGGGATGGGGGTTGGACATTCCCGAGATCACCGCATTGATTCACCGATTGAATCGCAAACTGGACCCGCCGCTTCCCCTGGATTGTTTCACGGTAGAGGCGTTGGCGCGGTTACTGGCGAACCGGCGCGGGGAGGGAGCATCCCATGAACCCGTTCGGTAAAC
This window contains:
- a CDS encoding energy-coupling factor transporter ATPase — protein: MKQLDLHVPAGALAAVIGPTGSGKSTLVQLIGGLLRPEEGIIRVGETEVNERSSSLSPLRRHVGIVFQYPEHQLFADTVEHDIAYGPRNRGVPEEEVRNRVKQAMHWVGLPESLSDRSPFQLSGGQMRRVAIAGVLAMLPQVLILDEPTAGLDPAGREALLQRIDRLRRERRMTVLLVSHSMEEVARYAERIFVLHQGRCVLQGSPAEVFADEGRLKGWGLDIPEITALIHRLNRKLDPPLPLDCFTVEALARLLANRRGEGASHEPVR
- the rpsK gene encoding 30S ribosomal protein S11 — protein: MAKRKTTTQRVKRRVRKNIESGVAHIRSTFNNTIITITDPRGNAVAWASAGTMGFKGSRKSTPFAAQMAAESAAKQAMEQGMRTVEVLVKGPGAGREAAIRSLQAAGLEVSLIKDVTPIPHNGCRPPKRRRV
- the rplQ gene encoding 50S ribosomal protein L17 — translated: MAYAKLGRNSAARKALFRDLVTDLIINERIETSEAKAKEVRSIVEKMITLAKRGDLHARRQAAAFVRKHRSHTVKDGAEVTHEKVDAVKKLFDEIAPRYAERQGGYTRIIKIGPRRGDAAPMVYLELVK
- the infA gene encoding translation initiation factor IF-1 — its product is MAKEDVIEVEGTVIEPLPNAMFRVELENGHKVLAHVSGKIRMHFIRILPGDKVTVQLSPYDLTRGRITYRYK
- a CDS encoding DNA-directed RNA polymerase subunit alpha, whose product is MIEIEKPKIEAVEMSEDNRYGKFVVEPLERGYGTTLGNSLRRILLSSLPGAAVTSIQIDGVLHEFSTIPGVVEDTTEIILNLKKLALKIHSDEEKVLEIDVEGGGEVKAGDIRADSDVEVLNPDLHIATLADDGHLRIRMTANRGRGYVPAERNKKEDQPIGVIPIDSIYTPIERVNYKVENTRVGQVTNYDKLTLEVWTNGSLRPDEAVSLGAKILTEHLMLFVGLTDEAKEAEIMVEKEEDKKEKVMEMTIEELDLSVRSYNCLKRAGINTVQELTQKTEEDMMKVRNLGRKSLEEVQEKLAELGLSLRKEE
- a CDS encoding adenylate kinase, with translation MNMVLMGLPGAGKGTQAERIVAAFSVPHISTGDMFRQAVKEGTPLGLEAKSYMDQGQLVPDRVTIGIVRDRLGKDDCAEGFLLDGFPRTVPQAEALDELLKEMGRRLDHVIYIRVGEEELIKRLTGRRICRDCGATYHVVFAPPRQEGVCDRCGGELYQRDDDREETVAKRLQVNLEQTNHLLKYYESTGILRPIDGEQPIEQVTASIMTTIRGSNA
- the map gene encoding type I methionyl aminopeptidase, with amino-acid sequence MIILKSAKELERMRKAGRIVYLTHQAIREAIRPGITTRELDRIAEQVIRKHGATPSFKGYNGFPGSVCTSVNDELVHGIPGDRVLQEGDIISVDIGACYQGYHGDSAWTYPVGKVSETAARLLKVTEESLYKGLEQAKPGARIGDIAHAIQSHVEQAGFSIVREYVGHGIGQNLHEEPSVPNFGTPGRGPRLKPGMTLAVEPMVNAGSRFVRTLADNWTVVTQDGSLCAHFEHTIAITEDGHEILTTVENG
- the rpsM gene encoding 30S ribosomal protein S13 — protein: MARIAGVDLPREKRIEIALTYIYGIGRSTAKKILAETGINPDTRTRDLTEDEVSKLRSYIDKNLVVEGDLRREVALNIKRLIEIGSYRGIRHRRGLPVRGQRTKTNARTRKGPRRTVANKKK
- a CDS encoding KOW domain-containing RNA-binding protein, which translates into the protein MTDAESRPRLGQIVRVLRGREAGTYAIIVGVEEPRFVLLADGDKRKFDRPKKKNIRHIQPTHYIAQEVADALAETGRVTNAKLRYALNQYLLHHGEEQKGE
- the rpmJ gene encoding 50S ribosomal protein L36, with product MKVRPSVKPICEKCKVIRRKGTVMVICENPKHKQKQG
- a CDS encoding energy-coupling factor transporter ATPase — its product is MRPFIEVGDVSFWYETDPPPKDQWVLKEVQLTVARGEYVAIMGPNGSGKSTLARLMNGLLLPKEGKVRIGGYNTDDETHLWQVRQRVGMVFQNPDNQLVATTVRDEIAFGMENLGVPREEMVRRIPEVLAQVGLEGMEEWPPHLLSGGQKQRLAIAAVLAMRPEAIVLDEATSMLDPAGRQAVLDILHRMHREGMTIIHITHSAKEAAHAERLLIMADGEVKMDGTPEEVFQDVDRLSVWRLEVPLMAELHHRLTRSGFDLPVSWTETEKWVEAVCRLISGESVSLMDKEHSRKNKP